One window of the Pseudomonas knackmussii B13 genome contains the following:
- a CDS encoding PLP-dependent aminotransferase family protein: MSNLLLYQRIAQQLADDIRRGVYQPGERVPSVRKLSTQLNVSHATVLQAYATLEDQGLIRARPQSGYYVHHTPALTASTPDIARVERPGLVTRSSIINQVLAEARREGVFPLGAAVPHVDYLPVRALHQQLAKVTRFSSPRAFSYMFSPGYEPLRRQVAIRMRDAGVVVDPSQVTITHGCVDAIHMALRVMTRPGDLIATESPSYYGLLQLADILGLKVIEIPSDPLTGISLEALQLAANQWSIKALVLTARLSNPLGGTIPEERQKQLLKLTSEHNIGVIEDDIYGELMFDEGQTKALKAHDREGRVVYCSSFSKTISPGVRIGWIIAERYQEEIRRLQTFTTHSACTVTQMGVAAYLENGGYDRHLRYIRQEYRKNMTAYQLAVQQYFPEGTQMTRPKGGFILWVSLPAKVNTKELHVRALEQGISIAPGLIFSNTEQFNNCLRLTCGIPWDREAERAIMTLGMLACQLCHEEQIAA, encoded by the coding sequence ATGAGCAATCTGCTTCTGTACCAACGCATCGCCCAGCAACTGGCCGACGACATCCGTCGCGGTGTCTACCAGCCGGGCGAGCGCGTGCCCTCGGTGCGCAAGCTGAGCACCCAGCTCAACGTCAGCCATGCAACTGTGCTGCAGGCCTACGCGACCCTCGAGGATCAGGGACTGATCCGCGCTCGCCCGCAGTCCGGCTACTACGTACACCACACCCCGGCGCTGACCGCCTCGACGCCTGATATCGCGCGGGTCGAGCGGCCCGGCCTGGTGACCCGCAGCAGCATCATCAACCAGGTGCTCGCCGAGGCCCGCCGCGAAGGCGTGTTCCCGCTGGGCGCCGCGGTGCCGCACGTCGATTACCTCCCGGTTCGTGCGTTGCACCAGCAACTGGCCAAGGTCACGCGCTTCTCCAGCCCGCGCGCCTTCAGCTACATGTTCAGCCCCGGCTACGAGCCGCTGCGCCGCCAGGTGGCGATTCGCATGCGCGATGCTGGCGTGGTGGTGGATCCCAGCCAGGTGACCATCACTCACGGTTGCGTCGACGCCATCCATATGGCGCTGCGCGTGATGACCCGCCCGGGCGACCTGATCGCCACAGAATCGCCGAGCTATTACGGCCTGCTGCAACTGGCCGACATCCTCGGCCTGAAGGTCATCGAGATCCCCAGCGACCCGCTTACCGGCATCAGCCTGGAGGCGTTGCAGCTGGCCGCCAACCAGTGGTCGATCAAGGCCCTGGTACTGACCGCGCGGCTGTCGAACCCGCTGGGCGGGACCATTCCCGAGGAGCGCCAGAAGCAGCTGCTCAAACTCACCTCCGAGCACAACATCGGGGTGATCGAGGACGATATCTACGGCGAGCTGATGTTCGACGAGGGGCAGACCAAGGCACTCAAGGCCCATGACCGCGAGGGCAGGGTGGTGTACTGCTCGAGCTTCTCCAAGACCATCTCGCCTGGCGTGCGCATCGGCTGGATCATCGCCGAGCGTTACCAGGAAGAGATTCGCCGCTTGCAGACCTTCACCACGCATTCGGCGTGCACGGTGACGCAGATGGGCGTGGCTGCGTACCTGGAGAATGGCGGCTACGACCGGCACCTGCGTTACATCCGCCAGGAGTACCGGAAGAACATGACCGCCTACCAGCTGGCGGTGCAGCAGTACTTCCCGGAAGGCACGCAGATGACCCGGCCCAAGGGCGGCTTCATCCTCTGGGTCAGCCTGCCGGCCAAGGTCAACACCAAGGAACTGCACGTGCGGGCGCTGGAGCAGGGCATCAGCATCGCGCCGGGGCTGATCTTCAGTAACACCGAGCAGTTCAACAACTGCCTGCGCCTGACGTGCGGCATCCCCTGGGACCGCGAGGCCGAGCG